A single Campylobacter ureolyticus ACS-301-V-Sch3b DNA region contains:
- a CDS encoding GspE/PulE family protein: MSTAEQLENHIINVLIQQQIISPDAREEIAEKMDIGLTLGEVLIGDNYVSDTDLSFLLADIYRKDKITLEEIEEKFFINKQTFLENFAKKFNMVYINLNEIDIDYRISERVSLNQLKRFKALPIKEDDLNIYVALKEPFDINAQDRVQALFNRKLLKVVISDPEQIDRYLSKVELAESIKGIVADIRKELSSVGEEAVDSSNSSGILNLIETIVKQSIKLKGSDIHIEPTETNCIVRTRIDGMLNEIFIFDRDIYPPLVSRLKLLSNMDIAEKRKPQDGRFSLTVGEKEYDFRISTLPIVNGESTVMRILDKSKVLISLDKLGMHPENLKKFNAAMHAPYGIILVTGPTGSGKTTTLYAALNDMKNVTTKIITVEDPVEYQLNMIQQVHVNEKAGLTFASALRSILRQDPDVIMIGEIRDQETLRIAIQSALTGHLVFSTLHTNDAVSSIPRMVDMGIEPYLISGAITAIEAQRLIRKLCPKCKQPVTLPKSMLDKIEKYLPENYSFYKATGCEECAGSGYVGREMISEVLTISEKLQSLIASGATKEEMSKVAYDEGFIDMFHDAILRAARGVTSVEEVYRVAKE, translated from the coding sequence ATGAGCACAGCAGAACAACTTGAAAATCATATTATAAATGTATTAATTCAGCAGCAAATTATATCCCCAGATGCAAGAGAAGAAATCGCTGAAAAAATGGACATAGGCCTTACATTAGGTGAGGTTTTAATAGGTGATAATTATGTAAGTGATACTGACTTATCTTTTCTTCTTGCTGATATTTATAGAAAAGACAAAATAACTCTTGAGGAAATTGAAGAAAAGTTTTTTATTAATAAACAAACTTTTTTAGAAAATTTTGCCAAAAAATTTAATATGGTTTATATTAATTTAAATGAAATCGATATAGACTATAGAATTTCTGAAAGAGTTTCATTAAACCAGCTTAAAAGGTTTAAGGCTTTACCTATAAAAGAAGATGATTTAAATATTTATGTAGCTTTAAAAGAGCCATTTGATATAAATGCTCAAGATAGGGTTCAAGCACTTTTTAATAGAAAGCTTTTAAAGGTAGTTATAAGCGATCCAGAACAAATAGATAGATACCTATCAAAAGTTGAGCTTGCTGAAAGCATTAAGGGTATTGTTGCTGATATTAGAAAAGAGCTTAGTAGTGTTGGTGAAGAAGCTGTAGATAGTAGTAATAGCTCTGGTATTTTAAATCTAATAGAAACTATTGTAAAACAATCAATCAAGCTAAAAGGTAGTGATATTCATATCGAGCCAACTGAGACAAACTGTATAGTAAGAACTAGAATTGATGGCATGCTTAATGAAATTTTTATATTTGATAGAGATATTTATCCTCCACTTGTTTCAAGGTTGAAACTTTTATCTAATATGGATATAGCAGAGAAAAGAAAACCTCAAGATGGTAGGTTTTCTTTAACTGTTGGTGAGAAAGAATATGATTTTCGTATCTCAACTTTACCTATTGTAAATGGTGAATCTACAGTTATGAGAATTTTGGATAAATCTAAAGTTTTAATAAGTCTTGATAAGCTTGGTATGCATCCTGAAAATTTGAAGAAATTTAATGCTGCAATGCATGCACCTTATGGCATTATTTTGGTTACTGGTCCTACAGGTAGTGGTAAAACAACTACTTTGTATGCTGCACTTAATGATATGAAGAATGTTACGACTAAAATTATTACAGTTGAAGATCCGGTTGAGTATCAGCTAAATATGATTCAACAAGTTCATGTTAATGAAAAAGCAGGTCTTACATTTGCTAGTGCACTTAGATCTATTTTAAGACAAGACCCTGATGTTATAATGATAGGTGAGATTAGAGATCAAGAAACTCTTAGGATTGCTATTCAGTCAGCCTTAACTGGTCACTTGGTATTTTCAACACTTCATACAAATGATGCTGTTAGTTCAATACCAAGAATGGTTGATATGGGTATTGAGCCATATTTAATAAGTGGTGCAATTACAGCAATTGAGGCTCAAAGACTTATTAGAAAACTTTGTCCTAAATGCAAACAACCTGTTACTTTGCCAAAGAGTATGTTAGATAAAATAGAAAAATATTTACCAGAAAACTATTCTTTTTATAAGGCAACTGGATGCGAAGAGTGTGCAGGTAGTGGATATGTTGGAAGAGAAATGATAAGTGAGGTTCTGACTATTAGTGAAAAATTACAAAGTTTAATAGCATCAGGTGCTACAAAAGAAGAAATGAGTAAAGTTGCCTATGATGAAGGCTTTATTGATATGTTCCACGACGCTATTTTAAGGGCGGCAAGGGGCGTTACAAGTGTAGAAGAAGTTTATAGGGTGGCTAAAGAGTAA
- a CDS encoding type II secretion system F family protein, protein MKNFEVEYVKDGKRQKMFVKADNKASAQNIAKRQRSGTILKVGETKNAPANIGLNDLAANITRLLGVGGKIKIPLMVASVRQLAVMTTAGISIHDSIKEVANSTEDQRLKEIFTSMSDDLNSGLSLTEASNKFKHELGDVFIAMVSLGESTGNMAEALTKLSEMMQELWDNRQKFKKAMRYPITILIALAVAFVVLMLFVVPKFKEIFDELGAKLPLPTRILFSIESVLSNYGLYVLGGLIATIFGIRYMLRNNDEFKKGWDKYILKVYLFGKIIFFSTMSRFTLIFTELVRAGIPIADSLDTANKMVDNQTLKVKLGTVKVAVQQGVSLTDAFRNTEIFESMLIQMISAGEQSGSLDTMLKNVADYYKMKFNDIIDNISSYIEPLLLFFMACMVLLLALGIFMPMWDLGSAVKN, encoded by the coding sequence ATGAAAAATTTTGAAGTTGAATATGTGAAAGATGGTAAGAGACAAAAAATGTTTGTTAAGGCTGATAATAAAGCATCAGCTCAAAACATAGCAAAAAGACAAAGAAGTGGAACTATTCTAAAAGTTGGAGAGACAAAAAATGCTCCTGCTAATATTGGCTTAAATGACTTAGCCGCAAATATTACTAGGCTTTTAGGGGTTGGTGGTAAGATAAAAATTCCACTTATGGTTGCTTCTGTTAGACAACTTGCAGTTATGACAACAGCTGGAATTTCAATTCACGATAGTATTAAGGAAGTTGCAAATTCAACAGAAGATCAAAGATTAAAAGAAATTTTTACTTCTATGAGTGATGATTTAAACTCAGGTCTTAGCTTAACTGAAGCATCTAATAAATTTAAACACGAGCTTGGTGATGTTTTTATAGCTATGGTAAGCCTTGGTGAAAGCACTGGTAATATGGCTGAAGCATTGACAAAATTATCAGAAATGATGCAAGAATTATGGGATAATAGACAAAAGTTTAAAAAAGCTATGCGTTATCCTATCACTATTTTAATAGCATTAGCTGTTGCATTTGTTGTTTTAATGCTTTTTGTTGTGCCTAAATTTAAAGAAATTTTTGATGAGTTAGGTGCAAAACTTCCACTTCCTACAAGAATTCTTTTTTCTATTGAAAGTGTTTTAAGCAATTATGGCTTGTATGTTTTAGGTGGATTGATAGCTACAATATTTGGCATAAGATATATGCTTAGAAACAATGACGAGTTTAAAAAAGGTTGGGATAAGTATATTTTAAAAGTTTATCTGTTTGGAAAAATCATATTTTTCTCAACAATGTCAAGATTTACTCTTATTTTTACAGAACTTGTAAGAGCTGGTATTCCAATAGCTGACTCACTTGATACAGCAAATAAAATGGTTGATAACCAAACTTTAAAAGTAAAACTTGGAACTGTTAAAGTTGCAGTTCAGCAAGGTGTAAGCTTAACTGATGCTTTTAGAAACACTGAAATTTTTGAAAGCATGCTTATACAGATGATTAGCGCGGGTGAACAAAGCGGTAGTTTGGATACTATGCTTAAAAATGTCGCTGATTATTATAAAATGAAATTTAACGATATTATAGATAATATTTCAAGCTATATAGAACCACTTTTACTATTTTTTATGGCTTGTATGGTATTGCTTCTTGCTCTTGGTATATTTATGCCTATGTGGGATTTGGGAAGCGCTGTTAAAAACTAA